A window of Halomonas sp. H10-9-1 contains these coding sequences:
- a CDS encoding NADP-dependent malic enzyme → MADDLRESALKYHRFPRPGKLAIQATKPMASQRDLSLAYSPGVAAACEEIERDPLKVAEYTARSNLVAVVSNGTAVLGLGAIGALASKPVMEGKAVLFKKFADVDVFDIEIEERDPDKLIEIIAGLEATFGGINLEDIKAPECFEIERRLRERMNIPVFHDDQHGTAIVTVAALLNGLRVVGKDVDQVRLVCNGAGSAALACLDLAVALGVRKENILVCDRKGVIHTDREGGLDIYKARYAVETEARTLADAVNGADVFFGLSSGGALKPEMVATMAERPLILAMANPDPEILPEEAKAVRPDAVLATGRSDYPNQVNNVLCFPFIFRGALDCGASTINEEMKLAAVKAIADMATTTVPETVAVAYGGQALTFGPEYILPKPFDPRLIDTIPPAVAKAAMESGVATRPIADMDAYVRSLSQLVYRSGNVMAPVFERARQNPLRLLYAEGEDERVLRAMEVCVSQGYAKPLVIGRRAVIEARIKELGLPVTPEVDFELIDAQDHPNYAELADEYHKLMGRRGVHPEAAEKRVRNRATILASLLLQRGDVDAMIAGPAGTYQEHLEQVLDVIGLREGVSTPAALQLLILERSTLFIADPFVNYDPDAQQIAEITLQAAEQVRRFGITPRAALVSHSNFGSSDYASAGKMREALALIRERAPDLVVDGEMQADSALSIGVRGRILPDSLLEGEANLLIMPNLDAANIAFTALKVLGNGVTVGPFLLGAAKPVHVLNRTVTARGIANMSAFAVVEAQTD, encoded by the coding sequence ATGGCAGATGATCTGCGCGAAAGTGCCTTGAAGTACCACCGTTTCCCGCGTCCCGGTAAGTTGGCGATCCAGGCGACCAAGCCCATGGCCAGCCAGCGGGATCTGTCGTTGGCCTATTCGCCCGGCGTGGCCGCGGCCTGCGAGGAGATCGAACGGGACCCCCTGAAGGTTGCCGAGTATACCGCGCGCAGCAATCTGGTGGCCGTGGTCAGCAACGGCACGGCGGTGCTGGGGTTGGGAGCCATCGGTGCCCTGGCCTCCAAGCCGGTCATGGAAGGCAAGGCTGTGCTGTTCAAGAAGTTCGCCGACGTGGACGTGTTCGATATCGAGATCGAGGAGCGTGACCCGGACAAGCTGATCGAGATCATCGCCGGCCTGGAGGCCACCTTCGGTGGTATCAACCTGGAAGATATCAAGGCCCCGGAGTGTTTCGAGATCGAGCGGCGCCTGCGCGAGCGGATGAATATCCCGGTCTTCCACGACGACCAGCATGGTACCGCTATCGTCACGGTGGCTGCGTTGCTCAACGGCCTGCGGGTGGTAGGCAAGGATGTTGACCAGGTTCGACTGGTCTGTAACGGCGCGGGCTCCGCGGCCCTGGCTTGTCTGGATTTGGCAGTGGCCCTGGGGGTACGCAAGGAAAATATCCTGGTGTGCGACCGAAAGGGGGTTATCCATACCGACCGCGAAGGGGGCCTGGATATCTACAAGGCGCGCTATGCGGTCGAGACCGAGGCCCGCACCCTGGCCGATGCCGTTAACGGGGCCGATGTGTTCTTCGGCCTTTCAAGCGGCGGCGCGCTCAAGCCAGAGATGGTGGCGACCATGGCCGAGCGCCCCTTGATCCTGGCCATGGCCAACCCCGACCCGGAAATCCTGCCGGAGGAGGCCAAGGCGGTGCGCCCCGACGCGGTACTCGCCACCGGGCGCTCGGACTACCCCAACCAGGTCAACAACGTCCTGTGTTTCCCGTTTATCTTCCGCGGCGCTCTGGATTGCGGCGCTTCCACCATCAATGAGGAAATGAAGCTGGCAGCGGTCAAGGCGATTGCCGATATGGCGACCACGACGGTGCCGGAAACGGTCGCTGTGGCCTATGGTGGGCAGGCGCTGACCTTCGGCCCCGAGTACATCCTGCCCAAGCCTTTTGACCCGCGCCTGATCGACACCATCCCGCCGGCGGTGGCCAAGGCGGCCATGGAGAGCGGTGTGGCCACTCGTCCTATCGCCGACATGGACGCCTATGTGCGCTCGCTGTCTCAGTTGGTATACCGCTCGGGCAACGTGATGGCGCCGGTGTTCGAGCGGGCCCGCCAGAATCCTCTTCGCCTGCTCTATGCCGAAGGCGAGGACGAGCGCGTTCTTCGCGCCATGGAGGTCTGTGTCAGCCAGGGCTATGCCAAGCCCCTTGTGATCGGTCGCCGTGCGGTTATCGAGGCCCGCATAAAGGAGTTGGGCCTGCCGGTGACGCCCGAGGTTGATTTCGAGTTGATCGACGCGCAGGACCACCCCAACTACGCTGAACTGGCTGACGAGTACCACAAGCTGATGGGGCGGCGTGGCGTACACCCCGAGGCCGCCGAGAAACGCGTGCGTAACCGGGCCACCATTCTTGCCTCGCTGCTACTGCAGCGCGGCGATGTGGATGCCATGATCGCCGGCCCGGCGGGCACCTATCAGGAACACCTGGAGCAGGTACTGGATGTCATCGGCCTGCGCGAGGGAGTCAGCACGCCTGCCGCCCTGCAGCTGTTGATTCTCGAGCGCAGCACGCTGTTCATTGCCGACCCCTTCGTCAACTATGATCCCGACGCTCAGCAGATCGCCGAGATCACCCTGCAGGCGGCAGAGCAGGTGCGTCGTTTCGGCATTACCCCGCGAGCCGCCCTGGTCTCTCATTCGAATTTCGGCAGCTCAGACTACGCCAGTGCCGGGAAGATGCGCGAGGCACTGGCGCTGATCCGAGAACGCGCACCGGACCTGGTGGTGGACGGCGAGATGCAAGCCGACTCGGCGCTGTCCATCGGGGTACGTGGGCGGATCCTCCCCGATTCACTTCTCGAAGGTGAAGCCAATCTGCTGATCATGCCCAACCTGGACGCTGCCAATATTGCCTTTACCGCCCTGAAGGTACTGGGCAACGGCGTCACCGTAGGCCCGTTCCTGCTGGGGGCCGCCAAGCCGGTGCATGTGCTTAACCGCACGGTGACCGCACGGGGTATCGCCAATATGAGCGCTTTCGCTGTCGTCGAGGCGCAGACCGACTGA
- a CDS encoding SDR family oxidoreductase: MTSTVLITGANRGVGLALARHYHDAGWAVIGVCRSGGDEAAELRDLAETLIEGIDVTRAEDVARLKQALAGRRLDLLINNAGLLQDEVLGAIDFDSLRAQMEINAYAPLRVTEALLDNLGEGAKIANITSRMGSIADNDSGGRYGYRASKAALNAFGKSLAVDLKPRGIAVAQLHPGYVKTRMVNFGGLISAEEAAAGIARRIEELTLATSGGFWHSSGEALPW; this comes from the coding sequence ATGACCTCCACCGTATTGATCACCGGCGCCAACCGCGGCGTCGGCCTGGCCCTGGCCCGCCATTACCACGACGCCGGCTGGGCAGTGATCGGCGTATGCCGCAGCGGCGGCGACGAGGCCGCCGAGCTGCGCGACCTGGCCGAGACCCTGATCGAAGGGATCGACGTGACCCGCGCCGAGGACGTGGCGCGGCTCAAGCAGGCGCTGGCGGGGCGCCGCCTGGACCTGCTGATCAACAACGCCGGCCTGCTGCAGGACGAGGTGTTGGGCGCGATCGACTTCGACTCCCTGCGCGCCCAGATGGAGATCAACGCCTATGCGCCCCTGCGCGTGACCGAGGCGCTGCTCGACAACCTGGGGGAGGGCGCCAAGATCGCCAACATCACCAGCCGCATGGGTTCCATCGCCGATAACGACTCCGGCGGACGCTATGGCTATCGTGCCTCCAAGGCGGCGCTCAACGCCTTCGGCAAGTCGCTGGCCGTGGACCTCAAGCCGCGCGGCATCGCCGTGGCCCAGCTCCATCCCGGCTACGTCAAGACCCGCATGGTCAACTTCGGCGGCCTGATCAGCGCCGAGGAAGCGGCCGCCGGTATCGCCCGGCGCATCGAGGAGCTGACCCTGGCGACCAGCGGCGGCTTCTGGCACAGCAGCGGCGAGGCGCTGCCCTGGTAA
- a CDS encoding RNA-guided endonuclease TnpB family protein — MTKRAYKERFYPTPEQAELLAQSFGCVRFVWNNTLAYRTEAYRQHGQSISHSAAEKRLVALKADYPWLKDVSSVILQQTLRDQKAAFDNFFNPKLNARYPRFKRKDRRQSIRLTKAAFRYRDGEITIAKTKAPLPIRWSRPLPGAPSSITLSRDRAGRYFISCLCEFTPEALPVSPKAVGIDLGLTDLFITSDGHKSGNPRHLKHYEAKLAYHQRRLARKQKGSKNRDKARHKVARLHAKIADCRRDAIHKATRTLINENQVLCVESLNITGMLKNHSLAKAISDAGWGEFIRQLEYKAEWAGRQLVKVSQWLPSSKLCHGCGHKVEKLPLSRRHWHCDGCGRAIDRDINAARNIRTAGLAGVSLWSDRSGDGGLAAV, encoded by the coding sequence ATGACAAAGCGTGCCTACAAAGAGCGGTTCTACCCCACCCCCGAGCAAGCTGAGCTACTGGCGCAGTCGTTCGGCTGCGTGCGTTTTGTCTGGAACAATACGCTGGCCTACCGCACCGAGGCGTATCGTCAACATGGGCAGTCGATATCGCATTCAGCGGCGGAAAAGCGTTTGGTCGCCCTCAAGGCCGACTATCCCTGGTTGAAGGATGTGTCTAGCGTGATCCTGCAGCAGACGCTGCGGGATCAGAAAGCCGCCTTCGACAACTTCTTCAACCCCAAGCTCAACGCCCGCTATCCGCGCTTCAAGCGTAAGGATCGCCGTCAGTCGATTCGACTGACCAAAGCGGCCTTTCGCTATCGAGATGGCGAGATCACCATTGCCAAGACAAAGGCACCGTTGCCGATCCGCTGGAGCCGTCCGCTGCCCGGTGCGCCCTCGAGCATCACGCTCTCGCGGGACCGTGCTGGCCGCTACTTCATCAGCTGCCTGTGCGAGTTCACACCCGAGGCGTTGCCGGTCTCACCGAAGGCCGTGGGTATCGACCTGGGCCTGACCGATCTGTTTATCACCAGCGATGGCCACAAATCCGGTAACCCGCGCCACCTCAAACATTATGAAGCCAAGCTGGCCTATCACCAGCGCCGTCTGGCCAGGAAACAGAAGGGCTCGAAGAACCGCGACAAGGCGCGACACAAGGTGGCACGGCTGCATGCCAAGATCGCGGATTGTCGCCGCGACGCCATTCACAAGGCGACCCGCACGCTGATCAACGAAAACCAAGTGCTGTGTGTCGAGTCGCTAAACATCACCGGAATGCTCAAGAACCACTCCCTGGCCAAGGCCATCAGTGATGCCGGCTGGGGCGAGTTTATCCGCCAGCTTGAGTACAAGGCGGAGTGGGCTGGGCGTCAGCTGGTGAAAGTGAGCCAGTGGCTGCCCAGCAGCAAGCTGTGCCACGGCTGCGGACACAAGGTTGAAAAGCTGCCGCTGTCGCGGCGCCATTGGCACTGTGACGGCTGTGGCCGGGCCATCGACCGCGACATCAACGCGGCCAGGAATATCCGAACCGCCGGGCTGGCGGGGGTTAGCCTGTGGAGCGACCGGAGCGGGGACGGCGGCCTAGCCGCCGTCTAG
- a CDS encoding IS1380 family transposase: protein MPNVKFRASRRTLTSHAGLSIIGQCFEIAGVDSIDSRFPTTLGMRTSDVIKSYLGLLCLGMSDYDAVENFRRDKPFQQLLTLQKVPSAATLRQRLEKLAANDLQARTATWSTTLLSLVEAPITAETTHVCLDIDTFVMDNSNSKKEGVSRTYQKVDGYTPIAAYLGNEGWCLGLELRPGKQHTMKESNAFLERVLPRAQGLTEQPILLREDSGFDSQAHLALLEQQRQVFADEGRRLDYVVKWNPRGSATADQDTWLAVAADYWEELRPGKRQALWTQTVSIHDDNKTEYVVQRVMRLVERTADRDGQLLLEPDYELEGWWTSLDEAPEAVIKRYQAHATHEQFHSEIKTDLDLERLPSGKFATNDLILHLAQLAYNILRLMGQLGMTGELSPVRHPAKRRRIRTVLQELVHRAALVIHKARQIILDFGQDIGRMTVLNTLRSRLRYPRGTPC, encoded by the coding sequence ATGCCCAACGTCAAGTTCCGCGCCAGTCGCCGCACCCTCACCAGCCACGCCGGGCTGTCCATCATCGGGCAATGCTTCGAGATCGCTGGCGTCGACAGCATCGACAGCCGCTTCCCCACCACGCTGGGCATGCGCACCAGTGACGTGATCAAGAGCTACCTGGGCCTGCTGTGTCTGGGCATGAGCGACTATGACGCTGTCGAGAACTTCCGCCGCGACAAGCCCTTCCAACAACTGCTGACCCTGCAGAAGGTGCCGAGCGCGGCGACGCTGCGACAGCGGCTGGAGAAACTTGCCGCTAACGACCTGCAGGCGCGCACCGCCACCTGGTCCACGACCCTGCTGTCACTGGTCGAGGCACCGATCACCGCCGAGACGACGCACGTCTGCCTGGACATCGACACCTTCGTCATGGACAACAGCAACTCGAAGAAGGAAGGCGTCTCGCGGACTTACCAGAAGGTCGATGGCTACACCCCGATCGCCGCCTATCTGGGCAACGAAGGGTGGTGCCTGGGTCTGGAACTGCGTCCTGGCAAGCAGCACACCATGAAGGAGAGCAACGCCTTCCTGGAGCGGGTACTGCCTCGCGCCCAAGGCCTGACCGAGCAACCGATCCTGTTACGCGAGGACAGCGGCTTCGACAGCCAGGCGCACCTGGCGCTTCTCGAACAGCAGCGCCAGGTCTTTGCCGACGAGGGGCGCCGGCTCGACTATGTCGTCAAATGGAACCCGCGCGGCTCGGCCACGGCCGATCAGGATACCTGGTTGGCTGTGGCGGCGGACTACTGGGAAGAGCTGCGTCCTGGCAAGCGCCAGGCGCTGTGGACGCAGACCGTCTCGATCCACGACGACAACAAGACCGAATACGTCGTCCAACGCGTGATGCGCCTGGTCGAGCGCACCGCCGATCGCGATGGCCAGTTGCTGCTCGAACCGGACTATGAGTTGGAAGGCTGGTGGACCAGCCTGGACGAGGCGCCGGAGGCGGTGATCAAGCGCTATCAGGCGCATGCCACTCACGAGCAATTCCACAGCGAGATCAAGACGGATCTCGACCTGGAGCGGCTGCCGTCGGGCAAGTTCGCCACCAACGATCTGATCCTGCATCTCGCCCAGCTGGCCTACAACATCCTGCGGCTGATGGGGCAGCTGGGCATGACCGGCGAGCTGAGCCCGGTGCGCCATCCCGCCAAGCGGCGGCGGATCCGCACCGTGCTACAAGAGCTGGTGCATCGTGCGGCGCTCGTGATTCACAAGGCGCGGCAGATCATCCTCGACTTCGGGCAGGACATCGGACGCATGACGGTGTTGAACACCTTGCGAAGCCGCCTGCGCTATCCCCGAGGCACGCCATGCTGA
- a CDS encoding Fic/DOC family N-terminal domain-containing protein — protein MSWRPDYPHNSLSPLPPAEELETSAVLKACIPARAALAELKQAGELLPNQGLLINLLPLLEARDSSEIENIVTTADRLFQFAQESTHADPATKEALRYRTALSHGYRELARRPLCTNTAVEICSTIKGVDMGIRRVPGTTLVNQASGEVIYTPPMGEDTLRELLANWERYLHAEDGVDPLVKMAVAHYQFEAIHPFTDGNGRTGRVLNILYLIEQRLISLPILYLSRYIVIHKPDYYRLLLAVTREGQWQEWLLYMLKAVEFTVRRHVKLTPRRHGKLTPP, from the coding sequence ATGAGCTGGCGCCCCGATTATCCCCATAACAGCTTGTCGCCGTTGCCGCCCGCCGAAGAGCTCGAGACGTCAGCTGTGCTCAAGGCCTGCATTCCGGCTCGAGCCGCGCTGGCGGAGCTGAAGCAGGCGGGAGAGCTGCTGCCCAATCAGGGCCTGCTCATCAACCTGTTGCCTCTTCTGGAGGCGCGTGACAGTTCCGAGATCGAGAACATCGTCACTACCGCCGACAGGCTCTTTCAGTTCGCCCAGGAAAGCACCCACGCCGACCCTGCCACCAAGGAGGCGTTGCGTTATCGCACTGCGCTGAGCCATGGTTATCGTGAGCTGGCTAGGCGGCCTCTGTGCACCAATACGGCGGTGGAGATCTGCAGCACCATCAAGGGTGTCGATATGGGGATTCGCCGGGTGCCCGGCACCACCCTGGTCAACCAGGCCTCCGGTGAGGTGATCTATACCCCGCCAATGGGGGAGGACACGCTGCGTGAGCTGCTGGCGAACTGGGAGCGCTATCTCCATGCAGAGGATGGTGTCGATCCCTTGGTCAAGATGGCCGTGGCCCACTACCAGTTCGAGGCGATTCACCCCTTTACCGACGGTAACGGGCGCACGGGCAGGGTGTTGAACATTCTCTACCTGATCGAGCAGCGGCTGATATCACTGCCGATTCTCTACCTCAGTCGCTATATCGTGATCCACAAGCCCGATTACTACCGCCTGCTGCTGGCCGTGACTCGCGAAGGGCAGTGGCAGGAGTGGCTGCTCTACATGCTCAAGGCGGTAGAGTTCACTGTCAGGCGACACGTAAAACTGACCCCCAGGCGACACGGAAAATTGACCCCTCCGTGA
- the istA gene encoding IS21 family transposase, with the protein MQSPEDVAAMLRLKACGWGTQRIADELGVSRNTVKRYLRQGGWAPYASPQRSKSLEGLEEWLKARFLQHAGNAAVVLQDLQLEHGITVSLRTVERACAPFRQALAAEAKATVRFETPPGKQLQIDFGSRHITIDGESIKVFLFVATLGYSRRHYVRAFRHERQSAWFAGLEGAFRHFGGIPEQVLLDNARALVDHHNAATREVVFNERLAAFARYWGFRPVACAPYRARTKGKDERGVGYVKRNAIAGRTFATWAALEAHLSWWMREIADQRVHGTTGELPAVRFIAEQASLQPLNDRAPFEQARELNRRVQRDATVEVDTNRYSVPWRLVGEPVQVSVTDGELRVHHAGREVARHPELGGRRQVRCLPEHLQGIVGYRSPKADTEEVVASSEIVTTLPPAALQRDLTEYEAVVGGGW; encoded by the coding sequence ATGCAGAGCCCAGAGGATGTCGCCGCCATGCTGCGCCTGAAGGCCTGTGGCTGGGGCACTCAGCGCATCGCCGATGAACTCGGTGTCAGCAGGAACACCGTCAAACGCTACCTGCGCCAGGGCGGCTGGGCACCCTACGCGAGCCCGCAGCGCAGCAAGTCGCTGGAAGGGCTGGAGGAATGGCTGAAGGCGCGCTTCCTGCAGCATGCCGGCAACGCCGCCGTGGTCCTGCAGGACCTGCAGCTAGAGCACGGCATCACGGTCAGCCTGCGCACGGTGGAACGCGCCTGCGCGCCGTTCCGCCAGGCACTGGCCGCCGAAGCCAAGGCCACGGTGAGGTTCGAGACGCCGCCCGGGAAGCAGCTGCAGATCGACTTCGGCAGCCGCCACATCACCATCGATGGGGAGTCGATCAAGGTCTTCCTGTTCGTCGCCACCCTGGGCTACTCCCGCCGCCACTACGTCCGCGCCTTCCGGCACGAGCGGCAGTCGGCGTGGTTCGCCGGCCTGGAAGGCGCCTTCCGCCACTTTGGCGGGATTCCGGAGCAGGTGCTGCTGGATAACGCCCGGGCGCTGGTCGATCACCACAACGCGGCGACCCGCGAAGTCGTGTTCAACGAGCGGCTGGCGGCCTTTGCCCGCTACTGGGGGTTCCGGCCGGTGGCCTGTGCGCCGTACCGCGCCCGCACCAAGGGCAAGGACGAGCGTGGCGTCGGCTACGTGAAGCGTAACGCCATCGCCGGCCGGACCTTCGCCACCTGGGCGGCGCTGGAGGCCCACCTGAGCTGGTGGATGCGCGAGATCGCCGACCAGCGGGTGCATGGCACCACCGGAGAGCTGCCGGCGGTGCGCTTCATCGCCGAACAGGCCAGCCTGCAACCGCTCAACGATCGGGCGCCCTTCGAGCAGGCCCGGGAGCTGAACCGGCGGGTTCAGCGCGACGCCACCGTGGAGGTCGACACCAACCGCTACAGCGTGCCCTGGCGCCTGGTCGGTGAGCCTGTCCAGGTCAGCGTGACCGACGGCGAACTGCGGGTGCACCACGCCGGCCGCGAGGTGGCCCGCCACCCGGAGCTGGGCGGGCGCCGCCAGGTGCGCTGCCTGCCGGAGCATCTGCAGGGCATCGTCGGCTACCGATCACCCAAGGCGGACACCGAGGAGGTCGTGGCGTCCAGCGAGATCGTGACCACCTTGCCGCCGGCCGCGCTGCAGCGCGACCTGACCGAGTACGAAGCCGTGGTGGGAGGTGGCTGGTGA
- the istB gene encoding IS21-like element helper ATPase IstB encodes MTTPETERLDAMLTRLKLTAIRERLDTLLDEAARRELTLRETLAYLCEQEVAHKEQRRIQMGLSIARFPFLRTLEGFDFSAQPAVDPGQIRELACGRWIANGDALLLLGPPGVGKSHLAVALGREAVKAGYSVLFTTATALITQLVQAYANGALEERLRHFAKPKLLIIDELGYLPLEPGAANLFFQLVTRRYERGSLLVTSNRAVSEWGEVFGDAVVATAILDRLLHHSHVITIRGDSYRLRAKRKAGLIKPDTNHHHEQVVR; translated from the coding sequence ATGACGACGCCGGAGACTGAGCGCCTGGACGCCATGCTGACGCGTCTCAAGCTGACCGCCATCCGCGAGCGGCTCGACACGCTGCTCGACGAAGCCGCACGCCGGGAGCTGACCCTGCGCGAGACGCTGGCCTACCTGTGCGAGCAGGAGGTGGCCCATAAGGAGCAGCGGCGCATCCAGATGGGGCTGAGCATCGCCCGCTTCCCGTTCCTGCGCACTCTGGAAGGGTTCGACTTCAGCGCCCAGCCTGCCGTCGACCCCGGTCAGATCCGTGAGCTGGCCTGCGGGCGCTGGATCGCCAACGGCGACGCCCTGCTGCTGCTCGGCCCGCCGGGCGTGGGCAAAAGCCATCTCGCCGTGGCACTGGGCCGGGAGGCGGTCAAGGCTGGCTACTCCGTGCTGTTCACCACCGCCACGGCACTGATCACCCAACTGGTCCAGGCCTATGCCAATGGCGCCCTGGAGGAGCGGCTGAGGCACTTCGCCAAGCCCAAGCTATTGATCATCGACGAGCTGGGCTACCTGCCGCTGGAACCCGGGGCGGCCAACCTGTTCTTCCAGTTGGTCACCCGGCGCTATGAACGCGGCAGTCTGCTGGTCACCAGCAACCGGGCGGTCAGCGAGTGGGGTGAGGTGTTCGGTGACGCCGTGGTGGCCACGGCCATTCTCGACCGACTGCTGCACCACAGTCACGTCATCACCATCCGCGGTGACAGTTACCGACTGCGTGCCAAGCGCAAGGCCGGGCTGATCAAGCCCGATACCAACCACCATCACGAGCAGGTCGTCAGGTAA